The following proteins are co-located in the Silene latifolia isolate original U9 population chromosome 1, ASM4854445v1, whole genome shotgun sequence genome:
- the LOC141624565 gene encoding pyruvate decarboxylase 2-like → MDTKIGSVDSNGPSNNDLCSPVNTNTTTHFLPPSTVSAPVATLGRHLARRLVQLGVNDVFSVPGDFNLALLDHLLAEPGLNLIGCCNELNAGYAADGYARSRGVGACAVTFTVGGLSVLNAIAGAYSENLPVICIVGGPNSNDHGTNRVLHHTVGLPDFSQELRCFQTVTCYQAVVNNMEDAHEEIDRAISTALKESKPVYISIACNLSGIPHPTFSHLPVPFSRRTRLSNELCLEAAVEAAAEFLNKAVKPVMVGGPNIRVAKAAEAFVELADASGYALAVKPAGKGIVPEHHPHFIGTYWGAVSTAFCSEIVESADAYLFAGPIFNDFSSVGYSLLLKKEKAIIVQPDRVVIGNGPAFGCVMMKDFLSALAKKVKKNNTAYENYRRIFVPSGTPHKCVPKEPLRVNVLFQHVQNMLSGDTAVIAETGDSWFNCQKLKLPEGCGYEFQMQYGSIGWSVGATLGYAQAIPEKRVLAFIGDGSFQVTVQDISTMLRCGQKSIIFLINNGGYTIEVEIHDGPYNVIKNWNYTGIVDAIHNGEGNCWTTKVFCEEELVNAIQIATGPRKDSLCFIEVIVHKHDTSKELLEWGSRVAAANGRPPNPQ, encoded by the exons ATGGACACCAAAATAGGATCAGTGGACTCAAATGGCCCATCAAACAACGACCTATGCAGCCCAGTCAACACCAACACCACAACCCACTTCCTCCCGCCATCGACGGTATCCGCGCCAGTAGCCACATTGGGCCGACACTTAGCTAGACGGTTAGTCCAACTAGGCGTAAACGACGTGTTCTCAGTACCCGGTGACTTCAACCTCGCCCTCCTTGACCACCTCTTAGCAGAACCAGGACTTAACCTGATCGGCTGCTGTAACGAGCTCAATGCTGGTTACGCAGCTGACGGGTATGCACGCTCACGTGGCGTTGGCGCGTGTGCTGTCACGTTTACTGTTGGTGGGTTGAGTGTACTCAACGCTATTGCTGGGGCTTACAGTGAGAATCTTCCGGTTATTTGTATTGTTGGTGGGCCCAACTCTAATGATCATGGGACTAATCGAGTTTTGCATCATACTGTTGGTTTGCCGGATTTTAGCCAAGAATTACGTTGTTTTCAGACCGTCACTTGTTATCAG GCCGTGGTGAATAATATGGAGGATGCACATGAGGAAATCGATAGGGCCATATCGACTGCATTGAAGGAGAGTAAGCCAGTGTATATTAGCATTGCCTGTAATTTATCAGGGATTCCTCACCCTACTTTCAGTCATCTGCCTGTGCCTTTTTCTCGCCGTACCAG ATTGAGTAATGAGTTATGCCTAGAGGCAGCAGTAGAAGCAGCAGCTGAATTCCTAAACAAGGCCGTAAAACCCGTCATGGTGGGTGGGCCGAATATCCGGGTTGCAAAGGCAGCTGAAGCCTTTGTCGAGTTAGCTGATGCATCTGGATATGCTTTAGCAGTTAAGCCAGCAGGCAAAGGGATAGTTCCGGAACACCACCCACACTTTATAGGCACCTACTGGGGAGCAGTAAGCACTGCATTCTGCTCTGAGATTGTCGAATCAGCCGATGCTTATCTATTTGCAGGACCAATTTTCAATGACTTCAGCTCAGTCGGGTACTCCTTGCTTCTCAAGAAGGAGAAGGCCATCATTGTGCAGCCTGACAGGGTTGTTATCGGTAATGGGCCCGCTTTTGGGTGTGTTATGATGAAGGACTTCTTGAGCGCTTTGGCTAAGAAAGTTAAGAAAAATAATACAGCCTATGAGAACTATCGTAGGATATTTGTTCCTTCAGGGACGCCTCATAAATGCGTCCCGAAAGAACCTCTTAGAGTGAATGTTCTTTTCCAGCATGTTCAGAATATGCTTTCTGGTGATACCGCTGTCATTGCTGAGACCGGCGATTCTTGGTTTAACTGTCAGAAGTTAAAATTACCTGAAGGATGCGG ATACGAGTTCCAGATGCAGTATGGGTCAATTGGGTGGTCTGTTGGCGCGACTCTTGGTTATGCGCAAGCCATCCCTGAGAAGCGGGTTCTTGCATTCATTGGTGACGGTAGTTTCCAG GTGACAGTCCAAGACATCTCGACTATGCTGAGATGCGGTCAGAAAAGTATCATTTTCCTGATTAACAATGGTGGATACACCATTGAAGTCGAGATTCATGACGGTCCATACAATGTTATTAAAAACTGGAACTACACGGGTATAGTGGACGCTATCCACAATGGGGAAGGCAATTGTTGGACAACCAAg GTTTTTTGCGAAGAGGAGCTTGTGAATGCTATTCAAATTGCGACCGGACCAAGGAAGGATAGTCTATGTTTCATAGAAGTGATAGTGCACAAACACGACACGAGCAAAGAACTTCTAGAATGGGGTTCTCGTGTTGCTGCGGCCAATGGCCGCCCACCGAACCCTCAGTAA